Proteins found in one Bicyclus anynana chromosome 26, ilBicAnyn1.1, whole genome shotgun sequence genomic segment:
- the LOC112057063 gene encoding conserved oligomeric Golgi complex subunit 7 isoform X2: MVFVGNTVARLQLYMKQLSNSLDETTTQIVSSVPRILQDASGLQLEGAMLQQKLVTLEQQVQGVEEQTGHSIQSLQRIDQLKSSLENAASALREADKWVALATSLEEVLESGVPTQKDKLAELAEQVTAMTASLEVLSDSPDYEVKRVQLETLYNRLEAAITPPFVDALTQMDAERTRAYVRVFVGMSRSASACRCWRRAAGARLALGWRHELRPLADSAPQQVEWLTSVLRSETPLAELLQLYTDLLQTLEPSPTKIATATFKLCQSPDEGLAVLMDIRTDIDEFINCIRNVIDAPRPNKGNIPLPTRAASGGAPLLRDIDRAACKNQLMTKGPVCLAVLMDIRTDIDEFINCIRNVIDAPRPNKEELRPAALRALGRAAYAPLRELMPKYTDIQTTLFLARLVGDNQILKQDDLLEYSRTMLLVAERSEGLLHAAYNRGRNIAGPAVYPFYSPAVEAFASGFLNLITSHMRHIESSFLSSVNAGERAGVLSDTFPASLVLESAVAQFLSVLAERQRVEEADGVSKPQHPLLDLSAFLLESDARDTARAPPPSVAGLRRAKDALRNLARSILRNPIDKQLDKIPQLSVWYNNDALSTDLPDFALSPQEYITEIGQYLMTLPQHLEMHLSEKQAPWQFLSELCTHTCEMYAQKILNIRNMDALGTKRCLTDMMYLSSVVDDLGGSVTPALKTLEHSLRASAPGDPAH, translated from the exons ATG GTTTTTGTGGGCAACACAGTGGCGCGTTTGCAGCTATATATGAAACAACTCAGCAACTCGCTGGATGAGACCACCACTCAG aTAGTGTCCTCAGTCCCCCGTATCCTGCAGGATGCTTCGGGGCTGCAGCTGGAGGGCGCCATGTTACAGCAGAAGCTGGTCACCCTGGAGCAGCAGGTGCAGGGTGTGGAAGAGCAGACCGGCCACTCCATACAGAGTCTGCAGCGGATAGACCAGCTTAAGAGCAGCTTAGAG AATGCAGCATCAGCTCTCCGGGAAGCCGACAAATGGGTTGCCCTGGCGACGTCCCTGGAGGAGGTGCTGGAGTCAGGAGTACCCACACAGAAGGACAAGCTGGCTGAACTGGCGGAGCAAGTCACAGCCATGACAGCTAGCTTAGAG GTGCTAAGCGACTCTCCCGACTACGAAGTAAAGAGGGTGCAGCTAGAGACGCTGTACAACAGACTCGAGGCGGCCATCACTCCGCCATTCGTCGATGCGTTGACGCAAATGGACGCTG AGCGCACGCGCGCCTACGTGCGCGTGTTCGTGGGCATGTCACGGTCCGCGTCCGCCTGCCGCTgctggcggcgcgcggcgggcgcACGGCTGGCGCTGGGCTGGCGGCACGAGCTGCGCCCGCTCGCCGACAGCGCGCCGCAGCAG GTGGAGTGGCTGACATCAGTGCTGAGGTCGGAGACTCCTCTCGCAGAGCTCCTGCAGCTGTACACCGACCTGCTGCAGACCCTGGAGCCTTCGCCCACCaag ATAGCGACGGCGACCTTCAAACTGTGTCAGAGTCCTGACGAAGGTCTCGCAGTGCTGATGGACATCAGGACAGACATCGACGAGTTCATCAACTGTATCAGGAACGTCATAGACGCGCCGAGACCTAACAAAGGTAATATCCCTCTCCcaacgcgcgctgcgagcgGCGGCGCGCCGCTGCTTCGTGATATAGATCGTGCTGCGtgtaagaaccagctcatgactaagggccccgtatgccTCGCAGTGCTGATGGACATCAGGACAGACATCGACGAGTTCATCAACTGTATCAGGAACGTCATAGACGCGCCGAGACCTAACAAAG AGGAGCTTCGCCCCGCGGCTCTGCGCGCGTTGGGGCGCGCGGCGTACGCGCCGCTGCGGGAGCTGATGCCCAAGTACACGGACATACAGACGACGCTGTTCCTGGCGCGTCTGGTGGGCGACAACCAGATCCTGAAACAG GACGACCTTCTAGAGTATTCCAGGACTATGCTGTTAGTGGCGGAGAGGAGCGAGGGTTTGCTTCACGCCGCATACAACAGGGGGAGGAACATCGCGGGGCCTGCCGTCTACCCCTTCTACTCTCCCGCCGTTGAG GCATTCGCATCTGGCTTCCTGAACCTCATAACCTCACACATGCGTCACATAGAGAGCTCCTTCCTGTCCTCCGTCAACGCGGGAGAGAGAGCTGGAGTATTGAGTGACACGTTCCCCGCCTCTCTGGTGCTGGAGAGTGCCGTCGCGCAGTTCCTCAGCGTGCTGGCAGAGCGGCAACGCGTGGAGGAGGCTGACGGAG TGTCAAAACCACAGCACCCGCTGTTGGACCTGTCCGCCTTTCTGTTAGagtcggacgcccgcgacacgGCCAGGGCGCCGCCCCCCAGCGTGGCAGGGCTCCGCCGGGCTAAGGACGCGTTGAGGAACCTCGCGCGGTCCATATTGAGGAACCCCATTGATAAACAATTGG ataaaaTCCCTCAGCTATCCGTTTGGTATAACAATGACGCGCTGTCGACCGATCTGCCCGACTTCGCGCTGTCTCCCCAGGAGTACATCACCGAG ATAGGTCAGTACCTGATGACGCTGCCGCAGCATCTGGAGATGCATCTGTCGGAGAAGCAGGCGCCCTGGCAGTTCCTCAGCGAG CTGTGCACGCACACGTGCGAGATGTACGCGCAGAAGATCCTCAACATTCGCAACATGGACGCGCTCGGCACCAAGCGCTGTCTCACGGACATGA TGTATCTGTCGTCTGTGGTGGACGACCTCGGCGGCAGCGTGACCCCCGCGCTCAAGACATTGGAGCACTCGCTGCGCGCCTCCGCGCCCGGTGACCCCGCGCACTGA
- the LOC112057063 gene encoding conserved oligomeric Golgi complex subunit 7 isoform X1 produces MDLKTFSESDFDPKKWINKAWSISENQEKEVFVGNTVARLQLYMKQLSNSLDETTTQIVSSVPRILQDASGLQLEGAMLQQKLVTLEQQVQGVEEQTGHSIQSLQRIDQLKSSLENAASALREADKWVALATSLEEVLESGVPTQKDKLAELAEQVTAMTASLEVLSDSPDYEVKRVQLETLYNRLEAAITPPFVDALTQMDAERTRAYVRVFVGMSRSASACRCWRRAAGARLALGWRHELRPLADSAPQQVEWLTSVLRSETPLAELLQLYTDLLQTLEPSPTKIATATFKLCQSPDEGLAVLMDIRTDIDEFINCIRNVIDAPRPNKGNIPLPTRAASGGAPLLRDIDRAACKNQLMTKGPVCLAVLMDIRTDIDEFINCIRNVIDAPRPNKEELRPAALRALGRAAYAPLRELMPKYTDIQTTLFLARLVGDNQILKQDDLLEYSRTMLLVAERSEGLLHAAYNRGRNIAGPAVYPFYSPAVEAFASGFLNLITSHMRHIESSFLSSVNAGERAGVLSDTFPASLVLESAVAQFLSVLAERQRVEEADGVSKPQHPLLDLSAFLLESDARDTARAPPPSVAGLRRAKDALRNLARSILRNPIDKQLDKIPQLSVWYNNDALSTDLPDFALSPQEYITEIGQYLMTLPQHLEMHLSEKQAPWQFLSELCTHTCEMYAQKILNIRNMDALGTKRCLTDMMYLSSVVDDLGGSVTPALKTLEHSLRASAPGDPAH; encoded by the exons ATG GATTTGAAAACATTTTCAGAGAGTGATTTCGACCCAAAAAAATGGATTAACAAAGCCTGGAGTATCAGTGAGAATCAAGAAAAAGAG GTTTTTGTGGGCAACACAGTGGCGCGTTTGCAGCTATATATGAAACAACTCAGCAACTCGCTGGATGAGACCACCACTCAG aTAGTGTCCTCAGTCCCCCGTATCCTGCAGGATGCTTCGGGGCTGCAGCTGGAGGGCGCCATGTTACAGCAGAAGCTGGTCACCCTGGAGCAGCAGGTGCAGGGTGTGGAAGAGCAGACCGGCCACTCCATACAGAGTCTGCAGCGGATAGACCAGCTTAAGAGCAGCTTAGAG AATGCAGCATCAGCTCTCCGGGAAGCCGACAAATGGGTTGCCCTGGCGACGTCCCTGGAGGAGGTGCTGGAGTCAGGAGTACCCACACAGAAGGACAAGCTGGCTGAACTGGCGGAGCAAGTCACAGCCATGACAGCTAGCTTAGAG GTGCTAAGCGACTCTCCCGACTACGAAGTAAAGAGGGTGCAGCTAGAGACGCTGTACAACAGACTCGAGGCGGCCATCACTCCGCCATTCGTCGATGCGTTGACGCAAATGGACGCTG AGCGCACGCGCGCCTACGTGCGCGTGTTCGTGGGCATGTCACGGTCCGCGTCCGCCTGCCGCTgctggcggcgcgcggcgggcgcACGGCTGGCGCTGGGCTGGCGGCACGAGCTGCGCCCGCTCGCCGACAGCGCGCCGCAGCAG GTGGAGTGGCTGACATCAGTGCTGAGGTCGGAGACTCCTCTCGCAGAGCTCCTGCAGCTGTACACCGACCTGCTGCAGACCCTGGAGCCTTCGCCCACCaag ATAGCGACGGCGACCTTCAAACTGTGTCAGAGTCCTGACGAAGGTCTCGCAGTGCTGATGGACATCAGGACAGACATCGACGAGTTCATCAACTGTATCAGGAACGTCATAGACGCGCCGAGACCTAACAAAGGTAATATCCCTCTCCcaacgcgcgctgcgagcgGCGGCGCGCCGCTGCTTCGTGATATAGATCGTGCTGCGtgtaagaaccagctcatgactaagggccccgtatgccTCGCAGTGCTGATGGACATCAGGACAGACATCGACGAGTTCATCAACTGTATCAGGAACGTCATAGACGCGCCGAGACCTAACAAAG AGGAGCTTCGCCCCGCGGCTCTGCGCGCGTTGGGGCGCGCGGCGTACGCGCCGCTGCGGGAGCTGATGCCCAAGTACACGGACATACAGACGACGCTGTTCCTGGCGCGTCTGGTGGGCGACAACCAGATCCTGAAACAG GACGACCTTCTAGAGTATTCCAGGACTATGCTGTTAGTGGCGGAGAGGAGCGAGGGTTTGCTTCACGCCGCATACAACAGGGGGAGGAACATCGCGGGGCCTGCCGTCTACCCCTTCTACTCTCCCGCCGTTGAG GCATTCGCATCTGGCTTCCTGAACCTCATAACCTCACACATGCGTCACATAGAGAGCTCCTTCCTGTCCTCCGTCAACGCGGGAGAGAGAGCTGGAGTATTGAGTGACACGTTCCCCGCCTCTCTGGTGCTGGAGAGTGCCGTCGCGCAGTTCCTCAGCGTGCTGGCAGAGCGGCAACGCGTGGAGGAGGCTGACGGAG TGTCAAAACCACAGCACCCGCTGTTGGACCTGTCCGCCTTTCTGTTAGagtcggacgcccgcgacacgGCCAGGGCGCCGCCCCCCAGCGTGGCAGGGCTCCGCCGGGCTAAGGACGCGTTGAGGAACCTCGCGCGGTCCATATTGAGGAACCCCATTGATAAACAATTGG ataaaaTCCCTCAGCTATCCGTTTGGTATAACAATGACGCGCTGTCGACCGATCTGCCCGACTTCGCGCTGTCTCCCCAGGAGTACATCACCGAG ATAGGTCAGTACCTGATGACGCTGCCGCAGCATCTGGAGATGCATCTGTCGGAGAAGCAGGCGCCCTGGCAGTTCCTCAGCGAG CTGTGCACGCACACGTGCGAGATGTACGCGCAGAAGATCCTCAACATTCGCAACATGGACGCGCTCGGCACCAAGCGCTGTCTCACGGACATGA TGTATCTGTCGTCTGTGGTGGACGACCTCGGCGGCAGCGTGACCCCCGCGCTCAAGACATTGGAGCACTCGCTGCGCGCCTCCGCGCCCGGTGACCCCGCGCACTGA